The Anaerolineae bacterium genome has a window encoding:
- a CDS encoding CoB--CoM heterodisulfide reductase iron-sulfur subunit A family protein: AVPLKAVIDDQACLFLTRGKCTKACVEACPTNAIDFTQKEQIIELNVGTILVATGFEMFDPRRLPAYSYGKSPDIIDGLQFERLSSASGPTQGQILTSKGEKPRRVAIIHCVGSRDEHANRYCSRICCMYALKHAHLVRDKTGAEVFEFYMDIRAFGKDYEEFYQRVQEEGIYFVRGRGAEVVVHEDGRIQVKAENTTLGIPVEIDVDMVILETAIEPARDSDKVAAMFGVGRSANGFFQEAHPKLRPFHTNTNGVFLAGTCQAPKDVPDTVAHAAAAASEALALLSRGEVIISPTIAVVDEELCSGCKTCITLCPYSAITFDETARIARVNEALCKGCGTCVAACPAEAIRARHFADEQILAELQALLVSA, translated from the coding sequence GGCCGTGCCGCTGAAAGCGGTTATTGACGACCAGGCCTGTCTGTTCCTGACGCGGGGGAAATGCACCAAAGCCTGTGTGGAAGCCTGCCCCACCAACGCCATTGACTTCACCCAGAAGGAGCAGATCATCGAGCTTAACGTGGGGACCATATTGGTTGCCACCGGCTTCGAGATGTTTGACCCCCGCCGTCTGCCGGCCTATTCCTACGGTAAGTCGCCGGACATCATCGACGGTCTACAGTTCGAGCGCCTCTCCAGCGCCTCCGGCCCCACCCAGGGCCAGATCCTCACCTCCAAAGGCGAAAAGCCGCGCCGCGTGGCCATCATTCACTGCGTGGGCAGTCGCGATGAACATGCCAACCGCTACTGCTCCCGCATCTGCTGTATGTACGCACTGAAACACGCCCACCTGGTGCGGGACAAGACTGGGGCTGAGGTGTTCGAGTTCTACATGGACATCCGCGCCTTTGGCAAGGACTATGAGGAGTTCTATCAACGGGTGCAGGAGGAAGGCATCTATTTCGTGCGGGGACGCGGCGCCGAGGTCGTGGTCCATGAGGACGGGCGTATCCAGGTTAAGGCCGAGAACACCACCCTGGGCATCCCGGTCGAGATTGACGTGGACATGGTCATCCTGGAGACGGCCATTGAGCCGGCGCGCGACTCGGACAAGGTGGCGGCCATGTTTGGGGTGGGGCGGAGTGCCAACGGCTTCTTCCAGGAGGCGCACCCGAAGCTTCGCCCGTTCCATACCAACACCAACGGTGTGTTCCTGGCCGGCACCTGCCAGGCACCCAAGGACGTGCCGGACACCGTCGCCCATGCGGCGGCCGCCGCCTCGGAGGCACTGGCCCTGCTGAGCCGCGGGGAAGTGATCATCTCGCCGACCATAGCGGTGGTGGACGAGGAGCTGTGCTCCGGCTGTAAGACCTGCATCACACTGTGTCCTTACAGCGCCATCACCTTCGATGAGACGGCGCGCATAGCCCGGGTGAATGAAGCCCTGTGCAAGGGTTGCGGCACCTGCGTCGCCGCCTGTCCTGCCGAGGCGATCCGTGCCCGCCACTTTGCTGACGAGCAGATCCTGGCAGAGCTACAAGCCCTGCTG